The window TGACCTTGGTGGCCAGCACGATCTCGTCGCGGTTCGCGAACTCGCGCAGGGCCCTGCCGACGATCTCCTCGCTGGTGCCGTCGGAGTAGACGTTCGCGGTATCGAAGAAGTTGACGCCGGCCTCCAGCGCCTGCCGGATGAGCGGGCGGGAGGCCTCCTCGCCGAGGGTCCATTCGTGCGTACCGCGGTCCGGAAGTCCGTAGGTCATGCAGCCCAGACAGATCCGCGAGACGTCCAGGCCCGTCGAACCGAGCTTCACGTACTGCATCGTTGCTGCTCCTGCCTTCGGGACGATGGTCACCACTGAGCCTACGGCCCGGTCCGGCGCCGATTTGACGGTGCGCGCGTGCGGGCGATGTGATCCTGACACGTGCCGCGCCGCCCGGCGTGGGCAGGACGGAGCAGACTTGCCCTCGAAGGGTGCTTCCCGCGCCACGGTTTCCCGGACGTCCCTGGTCGCCCTGTCGGCCGCCCTGGCCGTCACCGTCCCGCTCCTTTCCGGGTGCGGTCCCGGCGGCGACGGGAAGAGCGGCTCGGCCGGGCCCGCCACGGTGCGGCTGCCGCCGCGCGGAGCCGGGTTCGACTACCAGATCGGTGGCGCCTATCCCCCGCCGAAGGGTGTGCGGATCGTCAGCCGTGACCGGTCCGACTCCCCCGCGCCGGGCCTGTACAACATCTGCTACGTCAACGCCTTCCAGGCCCAGCCCGCCGAACGCTCGTCCTGGCCGGCCGACCTGCTCCTGCGCGACGCGCGCGGCCGGGTCGTCATCGACGAGGACTGGCACGAGCCGCTGCTCGACCTGCGCACCCCGGAGAAGCGGGAGCGGGTGGCGCGGCGGGTCGGCCGGTGGCTCGACGGCTGCGCGGAGAAGGGCTTCGACGCCGTCGAGCCGGACAACTACGACAGCTACACCCGCTCCGACGGCCTGCTCACCGCGCGGGACGCCACCGCGTTCATGGCGCTGGTCTCCCGGCACGCGCACGCCCGGCACCTGGCCGTCGCGCAGAAGAACACCGCCGAACTGGCCGGGCGGAGCAAGCGCGCCGGGCTGGACTTCGCGGTGGCGGAGGAGTGCGGGCAGTACGACGAGTGCGGGGTGTACGCGAAGGCGTTCGACGACCGGGTCGTGGACATCGAGTACACCGACGGCGGCCTGCGCTCGGCCCTCGCCCGCTGGGGCGGCCGACTGAGCATCGTCCGCCGCGACCGGGACGTCTCCACACCGGGCAGCGCGAGGTACGTCCGCAGGACGCGCTAGCCCGCACCGGCCGGGCCGGCGCGCGATCGCCGCCGTGCTGCCGTCAGGGCGCGTCCAGCAGGTCCAGCGCCCGTTCCCAGGCGAACCGCGGGTGCCCGCCGTCCGGCCCGGGTTCGCCGGTGAAGGGCTCTCCGAAGCGCACGCCCATCCCGCGCAGCCGGGTCAGGCTCTCCCGGTAGGCGGGATGGGCGGCGAGCGCGTCGGCCACACAGGGCAGCACGGCGATCGGCACGCCCAGGCCCGCGGCCTCGCACAGGGTGCCGACCGCCAGGGTGTCGGCGAGGCCGGCGGCCCACTTGTTGAGGGTGTTGAAGGTGGCGGGCGCCACCACCACGGCGTCCGGCGGCGGGAACGGGCGGGGGTCGGCCGGGGAGCGCCACGCCGACCGGACGGGCCGGCCGGTGCGTGCCTCGACCGCGTCGGCGTCGAAGAACCCGCCCATCGCGACCGGTGTGGCGATGACCCCGACCGCCCAGTCCCGTGCCTGGGCGGCGCGGATCAGCTCGGGCACGCCCGAGGCGATCCCGGCCGCGCAGACGACGACGTACAGGAAGGGCTTCTCGGCGCGTTCGGTCATCCGGGAACCCTACTGAGGGTGCCGGGGCAGCAGCCCGGCGGGCGGTCAGCCGGCGGACTCCGGCAGAGTGATGGCGTGCACGGGGCAGGCGCGTACGGCCTCGCGGACCATCGCGTCGCCCGCGCCGTCCTCGCGGCCGGGCAGCAGCGTGCTGTATCCGTCGTCGTCCTGGGTGAACACGCGCGGCGCGGCCAGCGCGCACTGTCCCGCGCCGATGCAGACGTCCCTGTCGATCTCGATGTGCATGGCTTGAGCCTCTTACCAGGTCACGGGGAGTTCCAGCATCCCCTGGATCGTGTCGCCGGGTTTCCAGGGGATCTCCTCGGAGGGCGCGGCCAGCCGCAGCCCGGGCAGCCGGGCGAGCAGGCAGCCGAGGGCGATCTCCAGTTCCGCACGGGCCAGGTTCTGGCCGAGGCACTGGTGGATGCCGAAGCCGAACGCCACGTGACGGCGGACGGAGCGGTGGAAGTCCAGGCTGTCGGGCTCCTCGTAGAGCGAGGCGTCCCGGTTGATCACGGAGGTCGAGAAGAGCACGCCCTCCCCGGCCCGGATCGTGGTGCCCTCGACATCGATGTCCTCCAGCGCGACGCGTGCCAGCCCCTCGGCGATCGACAGCATCCGCAGGAGCTCCTCCACGACGGTGGGCAGCAGCTCCGGGTCGGCGCGCAGCTCGGCGAGGCGGGCGGGGTGCCGCAGCAGGGTGTAGGTGCCCAGGGAGATCATGTTGGCGGTCGTCTCATGGCCCGCGACCAGCAGGATGAGGGCCAGGGACAGGAGTTCGGCGCGCTCCAGCGTGCCGTCGCGGAGCTGGTGGTGGACGAGGTCGTCGAGGATGCCGTCACCCGGCCCGGCCGCCTCGGCCTTCCGATCGATCAGCCCGCCGAGGTACTCCTCCAGCCGGTCGCGGGCGTCCTGGGTGTCGGCGGCCGTCGGCCCGCGCAGCAGCCTGCGGGACTGCTCCTCGAAGAACGTGTGGTCTGCGTACGGCACTCCGAGCAGGCCGCAGATCACCGTCGAGGGCACCGGCAGCGCGAAGGCGGAGACCAGTTCGGCGGGCGGGCCCTGCGCGATCATGGCGTCCAGCAGCTCGTCCACGATCCGCTGGATCCAGGGCCGCAGGGCGGCCGCCCGTTTGACGGTGAACGACGGAATCATCATCCGCCGCTGCCGTTGGTGTTCGGGGTCGTCCTCCCCGAGCAGGGCCACCCGCCGGTCCCGGGCGCCCGCGAAGCGTTCCGAGGGGATGGGGAAGCCGGGGTGGCTGCGGTCGGTGGAGAGGCGGGGGTCGGCGAGCAGGGAGCGGGCGGTGGCCTGTGCGGTGACCAGCCACACCTCGCGGCCGTCGTAGAGGGTGACGCGCGACAGCGATCGTCCGTCGCGCAGCGGGTCGTACCCGGTGGGCGGGTGGTAGGGGCAGGTGCGGTCCTGGGGGAAGGCGACGGGGGCGGCCGCGGTCGCCGGGCCGGTGCTGTCCGTCAGTTCCGTCATCGAAAGACCTCGCAGACGAAGAAGTGCGTCGTGCCGATCTTCATTAGATGCCCCGGGCACCTAAGGGGCGACGGCAAGTTCGGCCACTTCGGTGATCCGCGGGATCTGGCCGAAGGGCGGAGCCCGCGGGGTCCGGAACCGGCCAGGTCCCGGTGCGGAACGGGCCCGGTCGGCAGGGGTGACCGCCCCGGGGAGGCGTCACCCGGTCGGCCGAAGCGACCCGCGTAACGGATGATTCCCGGGTCACGGATGTCAAAACTGGTGACGGACGCAGGTCGGACCGACGAAGGAGACCGATTCCATGCCTCTTGAGGGCGAGTACGAGCCCAGCCCGGCCCAGTGGGTGCGCGAGCAGGTCGAGCTGTACGAGAGCTCCGGCGGAACGCGGGGCACGACCCTGCTCGACACCGGGCTGCCCGTGATCCTGCTGACCACCCGGGGTGCGAAGAGCGGGAAGATCCGCAAGACCCCGCTGATGCGGGTGGAGCACGACGGCGCGTACGCCGTGGTCGCCTCCCAGGGCGGGGCGCCCACGCATCCGGTCTGGTACTTCAACGTCAAGGCCGACCCGCACGTCGAGCTGCAGGACGGCCCGGTCAAGCAGGACATGCGGGCCCGCGAGGTCACCGGGCAGGAGAAGGCCGAGTGGTGGGAGCGGGCCGTCGCCGCCTACCCGCCGTACGCCGACTACCAGGAGAAGACGTCACGGGAGATCCCCGTCTTCGTGCTGGAGCGCACCGGCGCGAACTGAGCCCGGTCCGGTGCCCGTCCCTCGCGGAGAAATCCGTTCCCGCCACGTGTGAAGCGGGTTCCGGGCGGGCACCCGGGTTTCAGGCCCCGCCGCGTTCCCCCGTCGCGGCGGGGCCCTTGTGTGTTTCCCGTACGTCGCCGTCGGAGCGGTCGGTCACGTCGAGGAAGATCTGGTCGGCCTCCGGGAAGGTCCGGGACAGGGACCGCTTGATGCGGACGGACACCTCTTCCACCCGCTCGCTGTCCAGCCCCGGTATCAGGTCGATGCGCGCGGCCACCAGGGTGGAGTCGAGGCCCATCTTCATGGTGAACAGCGCCTCCACGCTGTCGATCTCGGGCTGCGCGTCGAGCAGCGACCGGATCCTTCCGCTCTGCTCCGGGTCGGCGGCCTCACCGATGAGCTGGTCGCGGGCGTCGCGGCCGAGCCGGTAGGCGACGTAGACCAGCAGGACACCGATGGCCAGCGAGGCGGACGCCTCCCAGACCACCTGCCCCGTCACCATGTGCAGGGCCATTCCGATGATCGCGAGGGTCACGCCGAGGACCGCCGTGCCGTCCTCGGCGACCACGGTGCGCAGGGCGGGGTCGCGCATCGCGCCGAGCCCCCCGCCCTGCCGGCGCACCTGGTGCAGGGCGCGCAGCAGCGAGGCGCCCTCGGCGAGCAGGGCCACACCGAGCACGATCAGACCGGCCACGTAGCCGCTGAACTTCTCCTCGGTGTTCGCCTGCAGCGCCTCGAAGCCCTGGAAGAAGGAGAAGCAGCCGCCCATGACGAAGATGCCGACGGCCGCGAGGAGCGACCAGAAGAAGCGCTCCTTGCCGTAGCCGAAGGGGTGCCGCTCGTCGGCGGGGCGGCGGCTGCGGCGCAGCGCGGCCAGCAGGAACACTTCGTTGAGGCTGTCGGCGACCGAGTGCGCGGCCTCCGACAGCA of the Streptomyces sp. 1222.5 genome contains:
- a CDS encoding cytochrome P450, whose amino-acid sequence is MTELTDSTGPATAAAPVAFPQDRTCPYHPPTGYDPLRDGRSLSRVTLYDGREVWLVTAQATARSLLADPRLSTDRSHPGFPIPSERFAGARDRRVALLGEDDPEHQRQRRMMIPSFTVKRAAALRPWIQRIVDELLDAMIAQGPPAELVSAFALPVPSTVICGLLGVPYADHTFFEEQSRRLLRGPTAADTQDARDRLEEYLGGLIDRKAEAAGPGDGILDDLVHHQLRDGTLERAELLSLALILLVAGHETTANMISLGTYTLLRHPARLAELRADPELLPTVVEELLRMLSIAEGLARVALEDIDVEGTTIRAGEGVLFSTSVINRDASLYEEPDSLDFHRSVRRHVAFGFGIHQCLGQNLARAELEIALGCLLARLPGLRLAAPSEEIPWKPGDTIQGMLELPVTW
- a CDS encoding flavoprotein; this translates as MTERAEKPFLYVVVCAAGIASGVPELIRAAQARDWAVGVIATPVAMGGFFDADAVEARTGRPVRSAWRSPADPRPFPPPDAVVVAPATFNTLNKWAAGLADTLAVGTLCEAAGLGVPIAVLPCVADALAAHPAYRESLTRLRGMGVRFGEPFTGEPGPDGGHPRFAWERALDLLDAP
- a CDS encoding ferredoxin — encoded protein: MHIEIDRDVCIGAGQCALAAPRVFTQDDDGYSTLLPGREDGAGDAMVREAVRACPVHAITLPESAG
- a CDS encoding endo alpha-1,4 polygalactosaminidase, encoding MPSKGASRATVSRTSLVALSAALAVTVPLLSGCGPGGDGKSGSAGPATVRLPPRGAGFDYQIGGAYPPPKGVRIVSRDRSDSPAPGLYNICYVNAFQAQPAERSSWPADLLLRDARGRVVIDEDWHEPLLDLRTPEKRERVARRVGRWLDGCAEKGFDAVEPDNYDSYTRSDGLLTARDATAFMALVSRHAHARHLAVAQKNTAELAGRSKRAGLDFAVAEECGQYDECGVYAKAFDDRVVDIEYTDGGLRSALARWGGRLSIVRRDRDVSTPGSARYVRRTR
- a CDS encoding cation diffusion facilitator family transporter is translated as MSGTSSERETAARTAEEHDTAPERPPAPGGAGRRPDGTGGGAGAAPDGDGGPAAADDGKGPSKDDRHTKVTVLVALAANLVIAVAKAVGGVLAGSPALLSEAAHSVADSLNEVFLLAALRRSRRPADERHPFGYGKERFFWSLLAAVGIFVMGGCFSFFQGFEALQANTEEKFSGYVAGLIVLGVALLAEGASLLRALHQVRRQGGGLGAMRDPALRTVVAEDGTAVLGVTLAIIGMALHMVTGQVVWEASASLAIGVLLVYVAYRLGRDARDQLIGEAADPEQSGRIRSLLDAQPEIDSVEALFTMKMGLDSTLVAARIDLIPGLDSERVEEVSVRIKRSLSRTFPEADQIFLDVTDRSDGDVRETHKGPAATGERGGA
- a CDS encoding nitroreductase family deazaflavin-dependent oxidoreductase, with the translated sequence MPLEGEYEPSPAQWVREQVELYESSGGTRGTTLLDTGLPVILLTTRGAKSGKIRKTPLMRVEHDGAYAVVASQGGAPTHPVWYFNVKADPHVELQDGPVKQDMRAREVTGQEKAEWWERAVAAYPPYADYQEKTSREIPVFVLERTGAN